gcaggccaaggtctttaagcactgcaccaaatgtgccgatcaccactgggaccaccttgactggcttgtgccagagtctttgtaattcgatctttaaatcctcatattgtgtcagcttttccagttgtttctcctcaatccttctgtcacctgggattgcaacatcgacaatccatattttgttttttaacacgattgtgaggtcaggaatattgtgttccaaaaccctgtattattattattattattattattattattattattattatttattaacaacattgaggctgggtggccatctgtcagagatgctttgcttgtgcttttggtgcacagaggcagaagggggttggactaaatggcccaaggggtctcttccaaccctctttattattattattattattattattattattattattattattattgacacaacgacgttattattattattattattattattattattattattattattattattattattattaacattgaggctgggtggccatctgtcagggatgctgtgcttgtgctttcggtgcacaaaggcataaggggattggactcaatggcccaaagggtctctgccaaacctcttttttattattattgttgttattattattattaattattgctcagtggccaactatagtctggccctccaacggtccgaaggatcgtgacatggccccctgtttaaaaagtttggggacccctgccctaggcaaTCACACAAACCCAaggaaatatttataaaatagaaataataaggGATTAAGACTTTTTTGTTCTCACATGGCTTTGTATTAAACAAAACCCACTAGCAGGTGAGAAGTGTCAGAAAAAAGTCCATGACTAATTAAACattatttggaataaaaaattaagaaCTACAGCAACATATACTGGTGTTCTCTAACACATGTGCCCCATCTAGAGAAGCCCAAGGATTATGTACAAGGGAAAACTTTCAAACTTCAAAATAAATTTAACAGCATCTTTCCCCGCCCACCGGTTCTGTAGGTTTTTGAATCAATATGTCAGTAATGGGAAAATTGAATATGGAGACACTTACCACCAATATCCAGGTCCACCTTGTAGCCGACAAAGTGGGTGTGGATTGTTCCTAGGGTATGATCACTAACCCTGTGACCAAAATCAAGTCCACCatcctggagaaaagaagacatTATGTAGCCCGTGGGGTAAACTTTACTTTCAATGGCTCCATTTGGATAGAAGACAAAGTTCCAGATATAGTCATAATTGCCAACGGTAGTCACAGAGCGCAAGACCAGTGCAGTGCTAGGCAGTCCTCCGTAGTAGAGAGAATAAAGATTGGAATAATGGCGCCGAAGTGGAGCCCCCGAGATTTGTTCAAAAACACAGAAGGCATCTCGGGTCAGGATGGGCCTTTCTGATTGAGCTAAAAAGGAAACATCAACATAAGTGGCAGAATATGGGCAGTCAACCCCTCGCATCAGTGAGTTTGTGAAGTATCCAATTCCAAAGCTTGCATCCATATACCGGGTTATCATCCCACCAGGGTTGCTGGAACCATAGACAGACATTGTGTCCTGTACACTGAGCTCATAGACAACCCGTTGCCCTTTGAACCTGATATCAAAGAGACTCGGGCCCCTACTCAGATCCATCCTGAAGGCAAAATTCCAGAATGAGGAGGAGACCTGGTTGTTTCTCACATTATAACGTTCCCCAGAAGACTCATAATGTGAAGGGCCTGGCTCAACAGGGTTCACTCTGGGCTTCAAAGAGGAAAAACCACCATCACGTGGCACCCTTTTTGTCTTCTGCGCATGCAGACACCCCTCCATGAAATCTTTCTCCAGATGTGCCAAGTCCCTGTAATACTGGCCATTGTAAAACACTTTTGTCACATTCCAATGGAAAGCATCCAGGTTACTGTGATCAAGCAGTATCTCTAGCCCAACAGGGTGCAAGAAGAAACCACTGACATTTTGGAACAGGACTAACCACGTTGAGCGATCGCCAGACCTCAGTCCACGGGGAGATGTAGTCACTGCTGCTAGGTTAGTCCCATCATAGCTCATGACTTCACGCATGAAGCTTGGTGCTGTGGGAAACACTGCCCGGTGCAGAAAGAATGCCATCTGTTTGTATTCAGCCATTAGGGGAGGCCTGCGATAATAAGGTAGCTTCTCTCCATACTTCTGCACTGTCACATCATGGTGATAAGATGGTTCTGGCAGTGGGCCCACTATGAACTCAGTGATATTTGGAACTGACTGGTTACCAAAGTACACGATAGCTAACGCTTGCCTAGGTGGGCGGCTTCCTCCGTTATCGAGGTATGAGAGAGACGTTGCTTTGGGCGGCAACTGGAGGTCAATGGAATAAATGCAGTTGTCTGAAGGATTTGCGTAAGAAGCATCTTTCAGTGTTGTCCCAAGACTCGTCTTCAGGTACCGAACCACATGGAGCATTTCTTCTTGGGTCAAATCAGCAAAAAGCCAACTCCGTTCACTCTGCCGGTATTCTGGGAAAGTCTGTGGCGGCAAGGAATTGCAGTTTCCACCTCTGGACACCAAGATGCACACCAAGACAAGAATTGCAACCAAGCCCAGGAGGAGTATGATGAAAACAGTTCTCACATTCATGCTTGCAGCAGTAGAAGACGCAGCGAAGGAGCATGAAAGAACCAAGCAGTAGTGTATCAGCTCAAAATAGCTTCCTTGAACTATGACCACCTAAGTTAAAGACAGCAAAGAAGTGAAGGAGAGACAGAGGGAGGGGCTTAAAGAGGGTCAGCTAAAGGTGGAGGGCTCTGCTTTTCTACGTCTTACTGAGAGATTCATGCTGAGACACAGCCGTCCCtgggatattgcagacagtgagTCACTGAACAAGTCACACACAGTCGTTCCTGGCTGCATCTTCAGTCCAGCCACCTTTCCAAAGTGTCTGTAAAGTTAGAAAGATATGGACACTTGCAGGTTTGACAGGTTCTGCATGTCTTACATATTACGGAGGTAAAACGCTGCTCTCCAGTGTGAACATCTTTGTGTTCCGAGTTAAAGGTTTATTTGCTCATTCTCATACTTCTTGCCTGCTTGTCGCTCATAAGAGATACAAGATAGGAAAATGTCACAAATATGAGTTCTCATACTGAAAGTATGAGAACATTAGCAAAGTCACAAACActttaaaggttgggttgctgtgagttttccaggctgtatggccatgtcccagaagtagtctttcctgacatttcattacatctgtggcaggcatcctcagagattgtgaggtcacaacctctaaggatgcctgcgaTAGGTGTGggtgtaacgtcaggagagaatgcttctggaacatggccataaagataaaggtaaaggttttgtcctgacattacgtctagttgtgtccgactctgtgggttggtgctcatctccatttctaagccgaagagctgcgctatctgtagacacctccaagttcatgtagccggcatgactgcatggagtagacctattgatctactcacatttacatgttttcgaattgctaggttggcagaagctccctggattcaaacgaccaaccttttggtcagcaagttcagcagctcagcagtttaatctgctgtgccaccgggggctcaacatggccatacaaccggaaaactcacagcaacgcagtgattccgaccatgaaagccttcaacaacgctATAAAGGTTGCCCTTGACTATTTCTTTTTTCACAACAAAGAGCATGCTGCAAAACACACCATGTCTGGTCCAAACTCAAAACCACAAAAAGCCTTAAGGAAAGGACATAAAATTACTCTTAAGTAACAGATGTATTGGAAGAGTACATTTTCAGCCCAGTTTGCTTCAGTTGAACTATGCTTGCTGTATAGTCGAAGGAATACTGCACAACATTTTGTGGAGGGACAAAAGATGTCAACAGTTTTACACAATAGGAGAAcaatatcatctatatatataaaagagtgatggaatcgcggcaccgagcaaagcaactaaactacggggcccccaacctcgacattggacaacacaacccatcatccatgccttaaggttgaaacaacacaaaatcacttcacgcacctccacatggagagaacccacaacgccccattgggagccatgccagggagggaaaagagaagcctCATGGCCaccggcaacagggaaggcaggcaatgggaaaaagctgtcccctgggtcctagcgcccgcccatcatccaaaccatttatctccactccaaccttctacaatatccaacccattttaatactctatattttaaatatatgctataaaccatgacaatcaacacaatctctctcctaatattttaacaagcttaaaatcacaacaacacttttaaaacacgggaatgccagacactaaacaatcagggccagctaacacctcccacgatctgccatgcaggacacaatccaagcacacccaacagatggccacccagcctctcaataataataacaacaacatcatacaatcctaatgtttgcagaggctgactatttctgtggcctttacatgtcacatctctttttatgtttggaacctttagagtgtttgcttatctttttcacatagaaagaagatggctgtatactcagaaaggcctgactattgctgtggcctttacatgtcacatctctttatgtttggaacctttagagtgtttgcttatctttttcacatagaaagaagatggctgtatactcagaaaggcctgactatttctgtggcctttacatgtcacatctctttttatgtttggaacctttagagtgtttgcttatctttttcacatagaaagaagatggctgtatactcagaaaggcctgactatttctgtggcctttacatgtcacatctctttatgtttggaacctttagagtgtttgcttatctttttcacatagaaagaagatggctgtatactcagaaaggcctgactatttctgtggcctttacatgtcacatctctttttatgtttggaacctttagagtgtttgcttatctttttcacatagaaagaagatggctgtattctcagaaaggcctgactatttctgtggccctgacatgtcacatctctttttatgtttggaacctttagagtgtttgcttatctttttcacatagaaagaagatggctctatactcagagaggcctgactcttctgtacatactaaacataaagacaatcatacaacagacattcaataccaccactaactcaaatttctcaccaacaccaccagacaacgccacagcaacgcgtggccgggcacagctagtaccctctaatatttttctttaacaaatTGAAACATGTGTGGGCAGGCAACATATGTGGCCAAGATGACAAATGTTCTTAATGGGGTAGAGTATACAAGTTAGGAGAGCCTGCATCAGTTTGCTGGAAAAGGCACAATTTGACCCCTTGTTTTTTCCTCCCTCCTAAGTGCAAACTACtttacttttgcactttaaactCAGTTTGCCACAttagaagtaagctgaggacaaagacaGAAAGTGGGAAGAGAGgagagaaactgagacattttaaaagcagctgaaaaaatgggatgCCAAAAGCTCCTTGGGACTGTCCTTACCATATTAGGATACAGTACAAGGACTGCAGCACTGAAAGTCATTGAACTGAGGGATTTCTCTCCAATTCTTCAGTCTCTGAGACTATCATTGTAGCTAGAGACATCATGCAGACAATTCA
This sequence is a window from Anolis carolinensis isolate JA03-04 chromosome 6, rAnoCar3.1.pri, whole genome shotgun sequence. Protein-coding genes within it:
- the LOC100552532 gene encoding membrane primary amine oxidase isoform X2, whose amino-acid sequence is MNVRTVFIILLLGLVAILVLVCILVSRGGNCNSLPPQTFPEYRQSERSWLFADLTQEEMLHVVRYLKTSLGTTLKDASYANPSDNCIYSIDLQLPPKATSLSYLDNGGSRPPRQALAIVYFGNQSVPNITEFIVGPLPEPSYHHDVTVQKYGEKLPYYRRPPLMAEYKQMAFFLHRAVFPTAPSFMREVMSYDGTNLAAVTTSPRGLRSGDRSTWLVLFQNVSGFFLHPVGLEILLDHSNLDAFHWNVTKVFYNGQYYRDLAHLEKDFMEGCLHAQKTKRVPRDGGFSSLKPRVNPVEPGPSHYESSGERYNVRNNQVSSSFWNFAFRMDLSRGPSLFDIRFKGQRVVYELSVQDTMSVYGSSNPGGMITRYMDASFGIGYFTNSLMRGVDCPYSATYVDVSFLAQSERPILTRDAFCVFEQISGAPLRRHYSNLYSLYYGGLPSTALVLRSVTTVGNYDYIWNFVFYPNGAIESKVYPTGYIMSSFLQDGGLDFGHRVSDHTLGTIHTHFVGYKVDLDIGGVKNSLISNDMTFENIKAPWSPDNEIRQMKMVKNVLDTEDKAAFRLHDNMPRYVYFAANSNNKWGHKRGYRIQLISFAGDHLPETDPMERSVSWSRYKLAVTKRKENEPFSTSIYNQNDPWTPSVAFADFINNESLIEEDLVAWITTGFLHIPHAEDVPNTVTLGNAVGFLLRPYNYFDEDPSIHSPDGVFFTSEQDFTSCDVNHIACLPKTATCVPKLQPFTFEGFQNLTRL